AAATGTCGGCGTTATGGGTCGAAGAGACATTACTCCATCCCCAATAGATTAGTTCAGAAGTAGCTTTCTTCCACCAAAAGCAGCAGGTTTGCAGTAACAACCAGGGGCAACTTAAATCTCAAGCCAGAGAGGGCACAGATCGATGACTGGATTTCGCGTAATCATCGGATCAGACATCTGATGCTGTGAGCTGAGCATCTTCACTTGGGACTGGTGGTCAAATGCCATACTGGTCCTTGGATCCCTATCCAGGAAAGAACAGATTTGCAGTCAGTTGCAGGTAACCCATGTGCAACAGCTCCACCATCCACATGTCAGCTTGAGTCACTCCCAACATACTCCAATTGTGGTCTTGCACATCCAATGATGAAGCACTAAAGAGTTCGGACTAGGAATCAAGCATGGCCAAGCCTGAGGTACACGAAGTAACAATGGACAAAACTATCCTTCTTTGTAGATCTTTGTAGTCCAGTGCGAGATTGACGTCCCAACATGCGTTCTCCCTGCAAGAAACCAAACAAAGATAGTAGCATGTAAGCAATGCTGATGTCAGGCACTCCATGAGTGATAAAGGAGGTGTTTAAGCATGAGGTAGCACCGGTCGAAGTCATCTGGTTCGCCTAATCCTTCAAGCATGGGAGTAAATATGGAGAGGAGTGTTTCGAGCACCATCCTGTCATTTTCCTTGTTCTGAGTACGGACAAGTGATTGGGGTTAGCTGCAGGTCTCATTTTTGGGGTCTTTGTCATGCATATGGCATGCTTCACACACCATTCAGGAAGAATAAAGAAACATCCTTACATCAGCCTCTGGAGCGGATTCGTTCTGATTACAACCTAGAATGGCATGGAGATGGGATACCAAGCGATGAGGCAGCCCATACGTCGGAGGTCCTCTTAATCTGGACAGCCATGTCCCACGTACCATATGACTGGTTTGGCTTGTAGTTACGGACGGAGATGAACTGTCTTCTTCATCCACAGATGTATCAAGATCTGTAGACAATCACATCCTAACAATGTTATGTCTATATTTACTTGAATTTACAGAATGCTTAAGAGTCATCATCATTCATCGAAATTGTCCCCGGTGCTCCACAATTGAAAGCCAAGAGGTTGTTAGATCAAAATAGGATCATCAAGCTAAGCCCTTTTAGTAAGAACACAGTGTTAAGAAATCCAGCTCCTCCACCATCGCCATGACAAGAAAAGCAAGGGAAACATCACTACTTAAGTAGAAATCTACACATTACCTAAAGGTATAACATCATAAGGGTTGTCTCTTGGTAGAAAACCATAGAAAGTGATAAGATGAGATCCTGGATGCTTCCCATAACTGAGAAAACATTGCTCCCCTGCTTTGCATGGTCTAGACAGAGGAAATTTCAAAGATTTCGTAACTTTATCTACCCGACCATAGTTAAGAATGTGAGGAGAAACctacagaaaaaaaagtaaGGCATGAGACAGAAACCTGTGGACcattaaaagaaaattttggaaTCAATTCAGGGATAAAGTTGCAAACCGAGTGGTTCAGAAGTCCGGCAATAGGAATCAAGCAAGTTGTTAATTTCCCACTACTTAATACAACCATCATACTGTTAGAATACCATAATTCACATGCCCATAGAAAATTGTCCCAGGTATACACGTCTTGTTTGAATATATCAGGAAACTTTATGCACAGCATTGGAAATAACTCATCATACTGCTGGCGCAAATGCTGAAACAAAAGATAACTAACAGGTCATACCAGTTGAATAGTGATCTGAAGAATTAATATAACAATACCATAACAGTATATTGCCTGCCTAGCTTGCATTAACTCATCAAAAAGAAGGGTTCCTTCCAATGCAGCAAGTGCATCAATTCCAAAACTCAGCCCTGGAAATTCATACAGATGAAATGAATTTAAGATGAAAATAGAGTTTCTTTCAGAAGAGAATGAACTACAAATACCTGTATTGAAATTTGCTGGGAGTGCCTCGAAGTATATCTTAAACTTTGAAGATGGATTGTACCGCTCTCTGATGCTCCACAACAATAGCATAGTCTCAGTGGTGATGCTATCTAAATCTTTTAATGCAAGAAACTGCAAATCATAGAAACATATCTATAAATGATGACCAAGGAAGTAAATGTCAAAACATCGGTCTATCTACAAGAGTTTCAGCAGTAATCTTTTCATAATCTGCACTTCATATAATATGCCAAGCGTATGTGTTTCAATTTAACCGAGTCAGATAGCTTCACTTTGACAATCAAACTGAAAATATGGGAAAGTAAAAATGCAATTTTTAGTTTACCAGAGGGTTCCATGCTAGCCAGAACTAGTTTCTGCCACCAGAAGGGAATAGTGGGTGCTTATGAAATGTGGAAATAGGATTACCAAGGAAGTTCATACCATGCCAGACTGGCAGAGAAGTTCCTCAGATATGATAGAAGACTCTGGAATTTCAAGTGCAATATCCCCCACATCTATGTTTTCAGAAGCTACCATTCCTCTCCCAGCTCCTTCAAAAACTAAAATTTCAATCAGATAAAcatatgtataattaattatataaaacaTCAATTGTCACATGCTCACATCAATTAGTAGTTAACTAAAATTGGTTATATGGGGAAAAAATGGGGTAAATAACTAAGAATCCTGATATACAGTGAACAAACACACCTCTAGCATTTTTGTATCATCTACCATTAATTCAACTAAATTAACTAATATCAACTTGTCTATTATACAGCCTATAGCATGGTCATAAATACCACAGCAacacaaatatttcaaaaacaaTCAGAAAATTCTTGATTATCAAAACACAGGAGAAACTTTATTATACATAGAAAGATTGTATCATCCAGATTTTCTTgtcatcagttttttttttcttgtttctacATTCCAGTGTAAAAGACAGAAAGCTTCTCAAGTATAAATGAGTAGGATTCAGCATGGAGCAATCATGATCCATAATAGTAAAGAATGGAGAGTGTGGCACACTATCTGAGACTTGTCTGGACACTTACATGCTATTTGCAATTTAGTTTTAACACCATGTTGCTCCCCCCATTTCAGAAGAGAATCTTCCATGTTCTGGTTTCGTATTTGAACTACCATTTGGTCATTGTCTTCTAACTCAAGAGATCTGAGCCTAATAAGTATTTCATCACGTAGGACTTGCAAAACTCCCATGGCACCAACATTGGCAGTCAGAAGCAACGTGTTCAAAATTTTGAGCAACAAATTTAGAGATTCAAGTTCATTCCTTGTAGATAATGGCCCGAAATCATCGTCTCCAGTAAAATAAAGCTCAAGCTGTAGGAAATCAATGCAAACTAAATTTGTCAGATATTAGAACGGAGTAATACTCTAGAACCTTTTTCTCTTATTTCCAAAAGAATAGTGAAGGATAAAACATGTAATACCTCATCCATATGAGCTATCCTAGCAGCTTGGATCATCCTATCCAGTACTTTGAAGGCATCAGCAGCAGAACATGAGTTTGGAACTTGAAATAGACAGGATAAGTTTCTACTGTCCAATATCCTCTGCATTTATATAAGAAAtgaacttactaaaatttttcGAGATGTCTGCAGCCGCAGATTCCAACAGGCATGAGAATCAAACAAACGGAGAAACTAAACATGTGTTAATTCATCTACTTGACCTTCCACATGAGATTTTAGAACTGTAATataagctacttcctccgtttcatattataagactttctagcattgcccatattcatatatatgttactgaatctagacatatatatgtgcctatattcattaacatctatatgaatataggcaatgctagaaagtcttataacctgaaacggagggagtagaagataTTGTATGGTATTACAAAAGATAAGAGCATCTGCTTTTCTTCCTTGCCACTTGTGTATTTGTTCAACTTTCAAAGATTTAACTCAACCAATGAAAACTAAAAACACTTCAAGTGGAATATATCAACatttttccaaattttctagATTAACTGCCTCTTAAATAAATCAACTAAAAGTGAACTTATCATCTTCATGTAGGAACGCAACAAACCGGGGTATGCGGGAAGAGCAACGCAAAAGAAACTCCATACCCTGTCAAAATCCCTAATTCACTAATTCGAACATTCATAATTGCAATGGTAGTAATGATTTACACTATATCAAGCATGGCATCGACTAAAGCTAACTTAACCAAAACATTTCGCAAGATCCAAACCAGCGGATAAAAGGGGgcctatttcttttttctccatcTGCTGCTCCTACCTTCTTACCACGAGTGAAGTAAACACAGAATAAGAGAAATCCCTTTGAAACCAAATCCTAGATGAACACAAGAACAAACTATTGTGGCAGAGATTCTCTTCCTCGCGCTCGCTCGTGTGTATGGTACGGTACCTTCTTGTCTTGGAAGAGGGGGTCGTCCTGGGAAAGGGGAGGCAGGCGGACGACCAccatctctcctcctcctcccgctgctgctacctccgccgccgccgccgccatggtcgcCGGCCGGGATGTCGGAGAGTCGCCGGCCCGATTGGCATGAAGAAGGCTGATAGCAGAAACCTTTTGGGCCTTGTTTGGGCCGTAAGTACGGAGAAAAGAGATGGGCCTGATATGGGTTTAAACCATTCGCCGACCAACAGTTTGAGTTGGGCCAGGATAAAATTACGAAAATGCTACACTTCGAACGCCCGATTAGATAAAAAACGTCAGACGCATGCGGCTAGCTTAGTCCTTACTTGCTATTCGCTACTTTCTCGGAAAATGCTGATAAACCCTGTCTCACTGCAAAATGCATGCCTAGttgtttcttttcattctttcctcctttttttaaatattttttctcctaaattacttatccgttCTACGaaccgatcacaccgttgtattcgttgcaattaaatctttaaaacaagatatcatatgattatattatgtcaaaagaaaaaacatgtgtttcaaaCCGATAAAACTAAAcgtttcatacgtgatagtgaTATATTTCACTGCGTGTGTTTCGATATGTTTCACAAAGTTCCTGAAACTACTTGTTACTAGTCTCTTTCTCCGCCTCATCCATGCATACATGTATGTATTTTAACAaacttcaaaatgatttttctcttaaattacttatccaatatATGATCCGATCATATCGTTATATTCGTTGTAAtaaaatctttacaacaagatatcgcatgattatattatgataaaagaaaaacaaatgtttcaatccgttaatacttgttgtttcatgtgtgatagcgacatgtttcaacgtgtatcttcaccatgtttcataaaatatttaaatgtttcagttgctgatttttttatttcaccatatataacttaatgttttacttgttggtcaactgcaacatttgatcgttCGATTTTTTTCGGGGCATCGGACATCTGATGGGTAGAGTCCTCCATAAAATTAAGGCTCCTATACTTGAGGAGTAGGGCCAGGAATGCTATTTGGCGCAACTAAAACTTGTGCAAGACTTGTAAAATCtatagaaaattcattttagCTCCTTTTGGGATGAACCGAATTTAAGTAGACTTAGGCCCTATTTGATTCaacttaagattattataatctagattattataaGTAAGTTGAAAaaaacagatagcttattatgataaattattataatttataagccagattactgtAATCcagtaatccactctaaaggtgcttttttgtttagattattgggtggttACTAGCTAACAAACAGCTAACAatccaaagaaacaaataacttagagcttattctatgtcggtttattataatccagcttatattAATCTGTCTCAATAATCtatattacaataatcttaagctgaacaAACATGGCCTTACAAAATTATGCACTTTAATATTGCATATTAAAACCTTGCACTTTATGTACATAAAATACCTCTAAATTTTGAATAACAAATAGTTTCTATAATATGTagcaaaatttctaaaattgacAAGGAGTCCATTCTAGATCTAATAAagttaaactaaaatttgttaGGATCACAAGATTATGGACCTTATTTCTGTGAATTATAACCCGGAATAATTAGTACATAATATACTTTTAAATTTATGTAACATAAAAATATCCATAATTAGTATAACAATTTCCAAAATGCATATAAGATTAATTATAATTCCAAATAAAGTGATTCCAGTTTTGTTTGACTCATAATTTAGTGATCATAATTACCATGAATCGAAATATAGCAAGTGTTATACAGAATCATATCTCATATATAGAAGGaattccggataaggaaggacaagtAGACTTCTATATGAAACGGTAAGAACTACTTAGATTGTATCCATTTTTTCTCCCTACTTCTATTTGAACAGGACAGGGTACACTtatgagtataaatacaagattATGGAGATTCTAGTGGAACTATATctaacgattttgctatatgttTATCGAGTGATTTTTGGCTGTGAATTTCTCATTTTTAGAACGTTCAATTTTGCGCCAAGTTTCGTGCGGAGACTAGCTGGGATAAGAACGCAGCACCGAGTCAGAGTCAACATGGTCCTCTCGTTCCTTTCCATATCTTCTCGCCTTCCTCTTTGGCGAGACAGAATATCTGTGTGGCTCCATTCTTCAATGGTGATGGCATCTGCTCGATTGAGGTAGCTTAGTTTCGTGCCTACTGGGAATCGGGCTAGGTTTCATGTGTTTGCTTAAGTTTTAATGTGTGCTATATTAATTTAGTTCGGAGGACTATCTATATTTTTACCGCCATATCTTTCATGAAAAAATAGTTAGTAtttatttacattgtaagtcgctaaattacatatgtaattttagtgtatttacaatgtaagtcccaatattacatatgtaagttgaTGTAAATGCTGCAAATAGAAGATGCTAATGTAAATTTATTGAAACTAATGTAGAACTAGCCATTGGATTTTGTATGGACGCTTCATGCAATTTGTTAGTTGTATAGGTTGATTTATACGGATTTGGTGTATTATTCATGGATTAACGGTTACAGTTTATGCTGTCACTATCTGTCTCTGTGTCTGTGAGGCCGGAAACATAAACTTGCCACTGACATTAATCTGATCCCGTCATGGTGTGCGCCTCAAATCCTACCCGTTCCTTTGTTTTATCGTAAGGCCAAAAATTCATGTGATTTGAAGCCTAAAATCTGTCGAGTGATAGGTACGTGGAGATCCTAGTTGAACTATATCGAATGGGAGATCCCAATGAGACTGACGGTCTAGAGAGAAACATATTTATCTTAAACAATAGTTGTTAATCAAGGAGTTTATTATCAAATTGAGGACACATAAACGAGTTTCAAAAGACACTCCCTTAAGTTTCTCTACCTGAATAAAAGTTTCAAAAGACACTAGTGATGAGGCCTAGACACCAGATATTTACAGCCTCAACCATGCCACATAGCCGTTCTGACACTGCACCGGATTGTTTGGCTCTCTACGCTTTTCAAACGGTGACCAAGCAGACACACGATAGGCTATTAAGAGATGGATAGTTCAACATCACCCAGACGACGCTTCGATGCACATTGTCGGTATACTACCGGACTATTtgcttagagcatctccaacagcctctctaaatcgaactctccaaacacccatatagccaactctccatctgaTTTAGCTAGTCAAACGAGATACtcactccaacagactctctatCAATCCTCTTCAAAATAATaacggacccacatgtcagcctctactcatcatcatcttcttctctctctccctcttcttccttctctttccttcttttccccttttcttccttCGCGTCAGTGAGCTGATGCTGACAGCGGCCGCGCGTGGTGGTGCTGCGACacggggaggcgggcggccacGCGCGGTGGTGTAGCGACGTGAGGAGACGGGCGGCCGTGCACGGTGGTGCGGCGACACGGGAAGGTGGGAGGCGAGACGCCGGCGGCTCGCGACGACGACACGGGGTGACAACGACCTCGACACCGCTCGgggcggagctcggcggtggcggtggccggccgcgcgacgacggggcggcggtggctagcCGCGATGACGACGGAGGCCACAGGTGCGTGTCGcgtggagagagggggaaacaggcgtgggtcccacatatggCTAGGCTGGCCAACTTTGGCTAATCTGGTGGAGAATTTAGCCAGCTGGATAGCTTGGAAAGGCATTTGGCTAGTCTGTtggagtagattttttttacaagttAACCAAATTTTAACTTGGAGAGCCATTTGGCTAGgctcttggagatgctctttTGCTAGGTCGGTCAACCTCTCCAACGCTTCATATTGTCTCAGTATAACGGTTTTCGATCGGTTGAAGGCAGTTGATGACTTGGGTTGGGTCCACCATCTTATTAGGGTGCACCGGCCAAATTTTCTTTAGGTCGGCCCGTTCCCTCCGTAGGTCGGTTGGCCTCTGGGTTAATGGGCCATACGAACGCCGCCGCGACGCACGCGCGGCAAGCCGAGGCGTTCACGTCGCCGCGGCAGAGCGCCAGCGCGTAGACCTGGTcgggcgccgcgccggcggcgccctccgcgTAGCCCCccggggcgccggcggcggaggcgttggcggcgagcgccgcggcgaggaggcccagGTTCCTGTCGAAAGCGCTGTTGCCGGTCACGTTCGGGTTGGCGACACCGGGGTCACATTTAGCGACCGGAGccgccgtggccggcggcggcagcgtgacgacgacgacgacggcgagaacGACGGCGAGGATGCCACCGTAGACATAGCCGGCGAGCATCGCTGCAGCAGATGATGGGGAGAGAGGTTTCTACCCTTAACGAACGGCGCCATGGTTTGCACTAAAGatggcctagctagctagcgccgCTGTGCTGCCGATAGCTACGTATGCCGGATTGAGTGCGCAAGTGTGGAGTCAAACATGACCGGCTCGCCCGGGAATGTTTGCAAATTCGCCCACTTGAAGTTGCGTTCAACCATTTGCCGCTATATGATTTAGCCTGCCGCACTACGTGGGGGAAAAGGGATGTGGATTTTcacgaggggatatcccttgttgat
The Oryza glaberrima chromosome 8, OglaRS2, whole genome shotgun sequence DNA segment above includes these coding regions:
- the LOC127783322 gene encoding uncharacterized protein LOC127783322 is translated as MAAAAAEVAAAGGGGEMVVVRLPPLSQDDPLFQDKKRILDSRNLSCLFQVPNSCSAADAFKVLDRMIQAARIAHMDELELYFTGDDDFGPLSTRNELESLNLLLKILNTLLLTANVGAMGVLQVLRDEILIRLRSLELEDNDQMVVQIRNQNMEDSLLKWGEQHGVKTKLQIAFFEGAGRGMVASENIDVGDIALEIPESSIISEELLCQSGMFLALKDLDSITTETMLLLWSIRERYNPSSKFKIYFEALPANFNTGLSFGIDALAALEGTLLFDELMQARQHLRQQYDELFPMLCIKFPDIFKQDVYTWDNFLWACELWYSNSMMVVLSSGKLTTCLIPIAGLLNHSVSPHILNYGRVDKVTKSLKFPLSRPCKAGEQCFLSYGKHPGSHLITFYGFLPRDNPYDVIPLDLDTSVDEEDSSSPSVTTSQTSHMVRGTWLSRLRGPPTYGLPHRLVSHLHAILGCNQNESAPEADNKENDRMVLETLLSIFTPMLEGLGEPDDFDRENACWDVNLALDYKDLQRRIVLSIVTSCTSGLAMLDS